TCTATTCCTTCTTGTGGAAAAAAGCTTTCAAAAACTTCCAGATAGTCATGCGGAAAGCCAGGACCGCCTGCCAGCAGCAAAACTTTAATTTTCGGGTTGTTACCTATTCGCTTTGTCCAAACATGTTGAATACCGACCGGTGTTTTCACCGGAACCATTTTGACCCCTCCTGTCTGAACATGTGAAGTGTCGGAAATAAAATAATCTGAAAAATTTATATTCTCCTGGTGACTGTCTTTACAGCCAAACAATGATGTCACCAAAAGAAAAAAAAGACAAGTAAGTTTGATGTTTCGCTTTTGATTGTTCAAAAGCAGATTTGAGTCATGCATAGGTTGTATTGAAGTTTTGTTTTGACAAAGCTCCGGTGTTCCCAGGCTATTAGCATTCGCCTAGGTTAATAAATGAAATTTAGTATACCCGGCTTTACGAAATTACCATAGGTGAATGCTTAGCAGAAACCAGCTTGTGATCTTTGCCGCAGCAAAGCTGCTTTTTTAGGCAGATACTAATAACAAACAGAATGAGAAGAAACTTAACAATTTTGTGGGTCCTGCTATTGCAGCAGACAATCCTGCTTGCACAGAAAAACTATTTAATTCAGTCCGCTGATAACATTTCACTAAATGTCAATGAATATGGTCAGGGCACACCGGTGGTTTTGCTGGCGGGCGGACCGGGCTTTAATGCGGCCTATCTTGCTCCGATCTGGAAAGCCCTTCCGACATACAGATTCATCGTTCCCGACCAGCGCGGCACGGGACGTTCTTCCCTGAATAAAATTGATTCAAGTCACATGACCATTTCAAGATATGTCGACGACCTGGAAATTCTTCGTAAGTACCTTCATATCAAGAAAATTGTCATTGCAGGACATTCCTGGGGTGGTATGCTTGCGCTCGCTTACGCGGCAAAGTACCCGCTACATGTTGACAGACTGATCCTTCTCGGCCCTGGCGGCATTACCTCTAATTTTTTCAAATATTTTAACAGTAATATCAGAATGCGCCTGAGGGAAGAAGATTCCTCTGAGTCAAAACTGGCTGACTCTTTTGCGCTTAAAATGAAAGCAATTTGGCCGGGATATTTCTACAACCGGGAAATTGCGCTGGCTACCAAGGTGCTTGTTGACACCAGTCTTGCTGACCACAATGCAGGTATAGTCAATTCGCTTACGCTAAAAGATTACAATAGGACTGAAAAGTCTAGAGTGGCAAGCCTGCGTAACTTTAAAAGCCCGGTTTATCTGATCCAGGGCCGGCAGGACCCAGTCGGTGAATCGACCGTGTACGAGACTAAAAGCATTGTTGCCCAAACCCAGATATTTTTCATTGAGAAGTGCGGCCATCTGCCATGGCTTGAAAGTGAGTCGGCGTCTGCAAGGTTCTTCGAACTATTAAAAACATCTTTGAATTAAATTATCTAAAAAGTGCTAATAGGCAATAGCCGCTTTCCCAAGCAAAACGCACAGCTAATAAATAACCAATATGAAACAAATAAATTTTCAGATCACGACTTGTTTAATGACATTTTCCCTTTGTGTCTCAGGCCTGCCTTTAAAAGCGCAGACAGCATCCGATATTAGCCACTTACCGGAAAAGAACATAAAATATTTGTTACCTGACGGTAAAATATTTGCGATGGAAAAGTTAGACAGTCTAAAACAGGCATGGGGAAGGGTCTTGTTTGCGCATGATAAAAAAGATGACGAAAAGGGTATTGTTCACCTGATGCCGATGACTGATGAAATCAGACAGCAACTTGAAATCGCAAATACTAAAAGAGAACAGGCCATGGAATCCATGCTTAACAAACCAGCACCTGATTTTGAAATGAAAGATTTGCAAGGCAAGTCCTGGACTTTAAGCAAGCTCCGTGGTAAGATTGTAGTGCTCAACTTTTGGTTTACTTCTTGTGCACCCTGCGTTCAGGAAATACCGCAATTAAATGCGTTAGTATGCCGTAATGAAAACGAAAATGTAGTTTTTCTGGCTTTGACTTTTAACAACGCGGACCAGATCAAGGCCTTTGTAAAGAAACATCCCTTCAATTTTAAATTATTGCCAAATTCGGCAGAAACAGATAAAAAATACCAGGTCAGTTTATGGCCGACCAGCATTGTAATCGACAAAGCAGGATATATAAAAAGGATCATGAATTCAAGTCTGCAAATAGAGCAAGAGATAGAATCTGTTATTAATTCTCTGTAAAACAGCATAAGAAAAAACGGGCAAAATCGAAAAATGCACTAGCTATTACAAGATTTAATCGATCATTTTTTACCATACAAACAGGATTCACCAGTAGGATCAATAGAGAACTTAGACAAAAAAGATAAATGAAGCGTTTGTAATCCGGCGAATTACGTCGGATTATTTTAATAGATCTATAAAATTCAAATGCTTCTCTCATTGTTCCCGAATAATCTATATACCCATCTTTGTCACTTTCGGATATATGGCTGAAAATAAGCCATTAAAATATAGATAACGTGTTATAGACCATTTGACACCAGAAACTCTACTTTCAACCGTCTGAAAACCAGAGAGGACTTCATAATGAATTAAAAAATTTAAGTAGTGTCCAGATATTAGGGAATATTATAAATCCCCTACGAACTACCAGTAACCTTTAAATAAATTTCACCCTTATTTTAAATAAAGAGCTAGCCATTATATTTACCTTTGAGTGGTTCCATGCCACAGCACAACTAGATTAAACTAATAAAAATCCCAACGTGAGCTTTCATCAAATCAAATGCCCAACTGATTAACCTGAATTTTCCTAATTTAAGATGCTTCACTCTTTACAATT
The nucleotide sequence above comes from Dyadobacter subterraneus. Encoded proteins:
- a CDS encoding alpha/beta fold hydrolase encodes the protein MRRNLTILWVLLLQQTILLAQKNYLIQSADNISLNVNEYGQGTPVVLLAGGPGFNAAYLAPIWKALPTYRFIVPDQRGTGRSSLNKIDSSHMTISRYVDDLEILRKYLHIKKIVIAGHSWGGMLALAYAAKYPLHVDRLILLGPGGITSNFFKYFNSNIRMRLREEDSSESKLADSFALKMKAIWPGYFYNREIALATKVLVDTSLADHNAGIVNSLTLKDYNRTEKSRVASLRNFKSPVYLIQGRQDPVGESTVYETKSIVAQTQIFFIEKCGHLPWLESESASARFFELLKTSLN
- a CDS encoding peroxiredoxin family protein; translated protein: MEKLDSLKQAWGRVLFAHDKKDDEKGIVHLMPMTDEIRQQLEIANTKREQAMESMLNKPAPDFEMKDLQGKSWTLSKLRGKIVVLNFWFTSCAPCVQEIPQLNALVCRNENENVVFLALTFNNADQIKAFVKKHPFNFKLLPNSAETDKKYQVSLWPTSIVIDKAGYIKRIMNSSLQIEQEIESVINSL